The Nerophis ophidion isolate RoL-2023_Sa linkage group LG24, RoL_Noph_v1.0, whole genome shotgun sequence genome includes a region encoding these proteins:
- the LOC133542085 gene encoding gastrula zinc finger protein XlCGF57.1-like, with product MCERTIAEYKEELSRTKEENERLRQLLEAVFKKAQIVLHRTDFNEEHRPREQEEEPQFPHIHEEEEVPQSQHIKEGGEEPQPPHIKEEDETPQTHNVKLTLHIKGQAEDPLILHIKNEEEDLLTPHFKEQENLLTPHIKKEEDDPQTAYFKKEEEDQEPPYIKEEEKEEGISQPKWLEEFPVTGVPVKSEDDEVKGESEERGGGEPPSSSSTQHMTTEADGDHCGGSQADKLLAPLSDSEDTTSHSPDTDDEDSKDDKTCHTDNTHFTCSHSHKTFKYHCDLKRHMRTHTGEKTFICSTCGKGFTQNHNVKVHMRTHTGEKTFSCSLCGKGFTQSQNLKRHMRTHTGEKPFSCSTCGKGFTVGQSLKVHMRTHTGEKPFSCSICGKGFAQNQSLKIHMRTHIGEKPFSCSICSKGFTSSQCLKEHMRTHTGEKPFSCSICGKCFTQGQHLKRHIKTHTGEKSHSCSICNRSFCDRSMLVRHKRTHTGEKSHSCLICNRSFFQRSNLVRHKRTHTGEKPFSCSTCGKGFTQSTYVKVHMRTHTGE from the exons atgtgtgaaagaacgatagcagagtacaaagaggaactttctcggacaaaagaagagaacgagagactacgtcaactattggaggctgttttcaagaaagctcaaattgtgttacacagaacag ACTTCAATGAAGAACATCGTCCTCgtgagcaggaggaggaaccacagttcccccacatacacgaggaagaagaggtaccacagtcccaacacatcaaagagggaggagaggagccacagcccccccacattaaagaagaagacgagacgccacagacccataatgttaaactgacccttcacattaaagggcaagcggaggacccactgatcttacacatcaaaaatgaagaggaagacctactgacccctcactttaaggagcaagagaacctgctgacccctcacattaaaaaggaagaggatgaCCCACAGACCGCCtactttaaaaaggaagaggaggaccaagagccaccgtacattaaagaggaagagaaggaagagggcatcagtcagcctaaatggttggaggagttcccagtgactggtgtccctgtgaagagtgaagatgatgaggtgaaaggtgaaagtgaggagaggggagggggggagcctccaagcagcagctcaacacaacacatgacaacagaagctgatggagaccactgtggaggatcacaagcagacaagctcttagctccactatcagatagtgaggacacaacgtcacactctcctgacactgatgatgaagactccaaagatgataagacatgtcacactgacaacactcacttcacatgttctcactctcacaaaacctttaaataccattgtgatctgaaaagacacatgagaacacacactggagaaaaaacttttatttgttcaacctgtggtaaaggttttacacaaaatcataatgtgaaagtacacatgagaacacacactggagaaaaaactttttcttgttcactatgtggtaaaggttttacacaaagtcagaatttgaaaagacacatgagaacacacactggtgaaaaacctttttcctgttcaacctgtggtaaaggttttacagtaggtcagagtttgaaagtacacatgagaacacacactggtgaaaaacctttttcttgttcaatctgtggtaaaggttttgcacaaaatcagagtttgaaaatacacatgagaacacacattggtgaaaaacctttttcctgttcaatatgtagtaaaggttttactaGCAGTCAatgtttgaaagaacacatgagaacacacactggtgaaaaacctttctcctgttcaatctgtggtaaatgcTTTACACaaggtcaacatttgaaaagacacattaaaacacacactggtgaaaaatcacattcctgttcaatctgcaacagaagcttttgtgaccggtcaatgcttgtaagacacaagagaacacacactggtgaaaagtcACATTCCTGtttaatctgcaacagaagcttttttcAACGATCAAACCTTGtaagacacaagagaacacacactggagaaaaacctttttcctgttcaacctgtggtaaaggttttacacaaagtacatatgtgaaagtacacatgagaacacacactggtgaataa